One region of Brassica napus cultivar Da-Ae chromosome A10, Da-Ae, whole genome shotgun sequence genomic DNA includes:
- the LOC106370299 gene encoding probable long-chain-alcohol O-fatty-acyltransferase 3 yields MEEELKNFIKVWVSIIISVSYCYYLSTRIKPGVLRLLSVLPVCVLFLLLPLFFSSVHFSGSAAFFFTWLANFKLILFSFDKGPLYPLPQTLSWFIYFTCFPIKSQHNPKSQNEIPKWVFAIKVVIFGVLLRMCDYKQHMSPTMLLIIYSLHIYLELEIGLVLVKALVFISLGCDLEPQFNEPYLATSLQDFWGRRWNLMVTAILRPAVYDPVQRIAEWKMSSDHARFLAVLATFLVSGAVHELIFFYITHKMPTGEVTWFFVLHGVCTAAEVAVKKRTFMQRWKMSHMVSRPLTVGFVVLTTGWLFFPPLIRNGMFEKLPNEVLLCIDFVKHKLFNFGS; encoded by the coding sequence ATGGAAGAAGAACTCAAGAACTTCATCAAGGTCTGGGTTTCTATAATCATCTCTGTTTCCTATTGTTACTACCTATCAACCAGAATCAAACCCGGTGTGTTAAGATTACTCTCTGTTCTTCCAGTTTGTGTTCTGTTCCTTCTCCTTCCTCTGTTTTTCTCCTCTGTTCACTTCTCTGGATCCGCAGCGTTTTTCTTCACATGGCTCGCCAATTTCAAACTCATCCTCTTCTCTTTCGACAAAGGTCCTCTTTACCCACTTCCCCAAACTCTCTCCTGGTTCATCTACTTCACTTGCTTCCCCATCAAGTCTCAACATAACCCTAAATCTCAAAACGAGATCCCCAAATGGGTTTTCGCCATTAAAGTTGTCATCTTTGGTGTGTTGTTACGTATGTGTGATTACAAACAACACATGTCTCCTACTATGCTATTGATTATATATTCTCTGCATATATATTTGGAGCTTGAGATTGGTTTAGTGCTCGTCAAAGCTTTGGTCTTTATCTCTCTCGGATGCGATCTAGAGCCACAGTTCAATGAACCATACTTAGCCACTTCTCTTCAAGACTTCTGGGGTCGCCGGTGGAACCTCATGGTCACAGCGATCCTCCGCCCAGCTGTTTACGACCCTGTGCAGCGAATCGCTGAATGGAAAATGAGCTCCGATCATGCTAGGTTTTTGGCGGTTTTGGCGACGTTCTTGGTCTCCGGTGCAGTTCACGAGCTGATCTTCTTTTATATTACCCATAAGATGCCTACAGGAGAAGTCACTTGGTTCTTTGTGTTGCATGGAGTTTGCACGGCCGCGGAAGTAGCAGTAAAGAAGAGGACGTTTATGCAGCGGTGGAAGATGAGTCATATGGTTTCACGACCGCTTACGGTAGGGTTTGTAGTTTTGACGACTGGTTGGTTGTTTTTCCCTCCTCTTATAAGAAATGGCATGTTTGAGAAACTCCCTAACGAAGTCTTGTTGTGCATTGATTTTGTCAAACACAAGCTTTTTAATTTTGGTTCATGA